A genomic region of Nymphalis io chromosome 3, ilAglIoxx1.1, whole genome shotgun sequence contains the following coding sequences:
- the LOC126781150 gene encoding neither inactivation nor afterpotential protein C isoform X2 — MKDGLNIPSLPSPQDRYTLIKKIGTGVFGEVHQAKDNQAAGKAVAVKILIISEDNEPHIQDEYKVLRDFTKHPNLIDFYGVFCDNSEYTTKIWFVVELCEYGSVIDIVRKLKAADKKMSEEHIAYILKYTIKAIVYLHDNKIIHRNVRCSNILINKDGEIKLADFGLSCKLNGTHDKTRTSIGSPSWLAPEVITGGEEGYDNRADVWAVGISTIEMVDGKAPFENMHPTRALFQIVRNPPPSVAKPSMSSNDINDFITECLEKNPEHRPFMIELEEHPFIQTVPENDFHLSTEIKMLAADLVEKEAPYKPTDRIIKNGLLTTEGKKDPETMQVEDLAALEHLTEDNIICELQIKYQKGSFMSFIGDVLLILNPNTHEDLYSEEHHKKYECKSRSDNEPHIFAVADSAHQDATHHNEPQYIIFSGESKSGKSTYMMHALSHLTYLGAMKNNTGERIQKATKVVQACISSATPINSNSTRGILQVQVTYGTSGKLSGAIFWLYQLEKWRVSSTDMNQANFNLLYYFYDALEANNRLEEFYLERNRNHRYLRVLDESTRGSRGARESPRENVKCYNEFIENLKILDWEEEDIKFLETVLAAILVLGNVRFRDGRNGSAEIENLEEAKKVAKLLSLEEVKFLWALLNYCLIENGTAVKRKHATDEARDARDTLASALYKRLVDWLINVINAKLSFMRSVFGDKFSVSLIDMFGFECYHRNRLEQLIVNTTNEQIQFLYNQRMFVWEMQEAAEEEIPTATLRFYDNKNSVDQLMGKPLGIFHILDEASRASNGHELIMSTIKSKCKGPYVKISGNHEFSVAHYAGKVNYDAREMADKNRDFLPPEMIETMRASTNLTLQQLFKNKLTKSGNLTAASNQSPTAAPAGRSKSEKEMENLKARKFNTVSKGQYSQIRRMRTAATTYRATSLELLKQLSSGPGSGGTHYVRCIRTDLNDNPRGFQTELIRQQLRALAVLDTAKARQSGFPCRVPFAEFIRRYRFLAFDFDETVDETADNCRLLLIRLKMEGWELGKSKIFLKYYNEEFLSRLYEIQVKKIVKVQSMMRTFLAKRNAVKNKSKNLHILELKKQKSLSVTEEEAALLIQKAYRGYIVRKAYPLVNKSTDQIDEETSAFLKRFAMKWKSRSIFQVLLQYRALRYQDLVHYSQQIHIYNQAIVEGLNNTITPISLDRVDPHAKQKSFLGCGPPTVWKLPFRMDEIQFFDTSHMCDPSMKSTAVQTEPFKASTSTQTLITVPFCRDPSQPVPTLPPDEPEVYSRKESFSKPVMYRKPPNQSPQSFYHPPAPWSSGGDDTDILENSAGRRSSNARGSFTVDKSDLPDPISELQALAKSSRNSREEDDDEPPFNFQAMLKKTPKNRASMKRQGETPDDPQDNSTRFSPNSRYVNTSYGAPVSRKHIISPNEASSGALSPTHSIASNKLPPRHDFDRSSQDFHDTGFEKKSPQQNRGFGDNKDETETIELAPGITVEGSVADL; from the exons ATGAAGGACGGTCTTAATATACCGTCTCTTCCAAGTCCCCAAGACCGGTATACTCTTATCAAGAAAATCGGTACCGGTGTATTTGGCGAAGTCCATCAAGCTAAAGACAATCAAGCGGCGGGCAAAGCTGTGGCtgttaaaatactaataattagcGAAGATAATGAACCACACATTCAAGATGAATATAAAGTCTTGAGAGATTTCACCAAGCATCCTAATCTCATAGATTTCTACGGAGTGTTCTGTGATAATTCCGAATATACTACGAAAATATGGTTTGTCGTTGAG TTATGCGAATATGGATCTGTTATTGATATTGTCAGAAAACTTAAGGCGGCGGACAAAAAAATGTCCGAGGAGCACATCGCTTACATCCTCAAATATACGATCAAG GCAATCGTTTATTTACacgacaataaaataatacaccgaAATGTACGatgtagtaatattttaattaataaagacgGTGAAATAAAACTCGCAGACTTTGGTTTATCATGCAAATTAAATGGAACTCATGATAAAACCAGAACAAGCATCGGGTCACCAAGTTGGCTAGCGCCAGAAGTGATTACAGGAGGTGAAGAGGGATACGACAATAGAGCTGACGTCTGGGCTGTAGGAATCAGTACTATCGAAATGGTTGATGGCAAAGCTCCGTTTGAAAATATGCATCCTACAAGAGCATTGTTTCAAATAGTGAGAAATCCTCCACCATCTGTAGCAAAACCATCAATGTCATCTAATGATATTAACGATTTTATAACTGA ATGTCTGGAAAAAAATCCCGAACATCGACCTTTTATGATCGAATTGGAAGAACATCCATTTATACAAACTGTTCCAGAAAATGATTTTCAT TTATCTACTGAGATAAAAATGCTTGCAGCGGATTTAGTAGAGAAAGAAGCTCCTTATAAACCAACCGATAGGATAATTAAAAATGGCCTTCTTACCACCGAAGGCAAAAAAGACCCTGAAACTATGCAAGTCGAAGATCTTGCTGCTCTAGAACATTTAACAGAGGATAACATTATTTGCgaacttcaaataaaatatcaaaaaggaTCGTTTATGTCATTTATTGGCGATGTGCTGTTAATACTTAATCCAAATACACATGAAGATCTTTACAGTGAAGAG catcataaaaaatatgaatgcaaATCGCGGTCTGATAATGAACCTCACATTTTTGCTGTAGCCGATAGTGCACATCAAGATGCAACTCACCATAACGAACCccagtacataatattttctgGCGAAAGTAAATCAGGCAAATCAACTTACATGATGCATGCACTCTCTCATCTTACATATTTGGGCGCTATGAAGAATAATACAggagaaagaatacaaaaaGCTACGAAAGTTGTTCAAGCATGCATAAGTTCAGCGACGCCTATTAACTCGAACTCCACACGTGGAATATTACAAGTTCAAGTGACTTATGGCACCTCAGGAAAATTAAGTGGAGCGATATTTTGGTTATATCAGCTCGAAAAGTGGCGTGTATCGTCTACAgacat gAACCAGGCAAACTTTAatcttctttattatttttacgacGCTCTTGAAGCAAACAACAGGTTAGAGGAATTTTATTTGGAACGAAATAGAAATCATCGGTATCTACGTGTTTTAGACGAGTCGACAAGAGGCTCGAGAGGCGCACGAGAGTCACCTCGAGAAAACGTTAAGTGCTACAATgagtttattgaaaatttaaaaatattagactGGGAAGAAGAAGATATTAAATTCCTTGAAACGGTTTTAGCTGCAATACTTGTTTTGGGAAATGTGAGATTCAGGGATGGAAGAAATGGCTCAGCTGAAATAGAGAACCTAGAAGAAGCCAAAAAAGTCGCAAAATTATTATCGCTTGAAGAAGTTAAGTTTCTTTGGGCGCTTCTTAATTATTGTCTCATTGAAAACGGAACAGCTGTTAAAAGGAAACATGCGACAGACGAAGCTAGAGATGCTCGAGATACTCTAGCAAGCGCACTTTATAAGAGGCTCGTGGATTGGTTAATTAACGTAATTAACGCAAAACTATCCTTTATGAGATCCGTATT CGGTGATAAATTTTCTGTAAGCTTAATAGATATGTTTGGTTTCGAGTGTTATCATAGAAACCGATTGGAACAGTTAATTGTTAACACAACCAATGAGCAAATCCAATTTTTGTACAATCAAAGAATGTTTGTTTGGGAAATGCAAGAAGCGGCAGAAGAAGAGATACCAACTGCAACCTTAAGattttatgacaataaaaattCTGTGGACCAATTAATGGGAAAACCACTTGGTATTTTCCATATATTAGACGAAGCAAGTCGCGCTAGTAACGGCCATGAACTTATAATGA gtacaattaaatcaaaatgtaaGGGCCCGTACGTCAAGATCTCAGGAAATCACGAGTTTAGCGTAGCACATTACGCTGGAAAAGTGAATTACGATGCAAGGGAAATGGCAGATAAAAATAGAGATTTCCTCCCCCCTGAAATGATTGAAACTATGAGGGCTTCGACGAATCTGACTTTGCAACAGCTATTCAAAAATAAGTTAACCAAATCTGGTAATCTTACCGCAGCATCCAATCAAAGCCCAACAGCAGCACCAGCAGGGCGGTCAAAGTCTGAGAAGGAAATGGAAAACCTGAAAGCTAGA aaGTTTAACACAGTCTCTAAAGGCCAGTATTCACAAATACGAAGAATGAGAACAGCGGCTACCACATATCGAGCGACTAGCTTAGAACTACTAAAGCAACTCTCTTCAGGCCCCGGTAGCGGTGGTACACATTACGTGAGGTGTATTAGGACAGACTTAAATGATAACCCTCGTGGTTTTCAGACCGAACTTATAAGGCAACAATTAAGAGCCTTAGCTGTATTGGATACAGCTAAAGCACGTCAAAGTGGATTTCCTTGCAGAGTGCCATTTGCAGAATTTATTCGAAG ATATCGTTTCTTAGCTTTTGATTTCGACGAAACTGTCGATGAAACAGCAGATAATTGTAGGCTGCTATTGATACGTTTGAAAATGGAAGGCTGGGAACTTGGTAAATCgaagatatttttgaaatattataacgaGGAATTTCTATCAAG ATTGTATGAAATCCAAGTAAAGAAAATTGTAAAAGTTCAGAGTATGATGCGAACTTTCTTAGCAAAAAGGAATgcggttaaaaataaatcaaagaatTTGCACA TTCTAGAATTGAAGAAACAAAAATCCCTTAGTGTTACTGAAGAAGAGGCAGCTTTACTCATTCAAAAAG CTTATAGAGGATACATAGTTCGCAAAGCATATCCTCTTGTCAACAAATCTACTGATCAAATTGATGAGGAGACTTCTGCGTTCCTAAAACGGTTTGCTATGAAATGGAAGAGTCGATCGATTTTCCAAGTACTTTTGCAATACAGAGCCCTTCGCTATCAGGATTTGGTTCATTATTCACAGCAG atacatatatataaccaaGCTATAGTTGAAGGACTTAACAATACCATTACACCAATAAGTCTTGACCGCGTTGACCCTCATGCTAAGCAAAAAAGTTTCCTTGGCTGTGGACCACCAACTGTCTGGAAACTTCCCTTCCGAATGGATGAAATCCAATTCTTCGATACATCACATATGTGCGATCCTTCTATGAAGAGCAC TGCAGTACAAACGGAACCTTTCAAAGCTTCAACGAGCACTCAAACGCTCATAACCGTGCCGTTCTGCAGAGACCCATCCCAACCCGTGCCAACTTTACCCCCAGACGAACCAGAGGTATATTCGAGAAAAGAAAGTTTTAGCAAACCCGTCATGTATAGAAAGCCACCAAATCAGTCCCCCCAAAGCTTTTACCACCCACCCGCACCTTGGTCCAGCGGCGGCGATGATACGGATATCTTAGAAAACAGCGCCGGTCGTAGATCAAGCAATGCACGAGGCAGTTTTACCGTAGACAAGAGCGATTTGCCAGACCCAATCAGCGAACTACAGGCCCTGGCTAAATCCTCCAGAAACTCAAGAGAGGAAGATGATGATGAGCCGCCATTTAATTTTCAAGCTATGCTAAAAAAAACTCCAAAGAATAGAGCCTCCATGAAGAGACAGGGCGAAACGCCTGACGATCCCCAAGATAACTCAACTAGATTTTCGCCCAACTCTCGTTACGTTAACACTTCTTATGGGGCACCGGTTTCTAGGAAACATATTATTTCACCTAATGAGGCATCATCGGGCGCTCTATCACCTACTCATTCAATTGCTTCTAATAAACTGCCACCGAGGCACGACTTTGATAGAAGTTCTCAAGATTTTCATGACACCGGTTTTGAAAAAAAGTCACCTCAACAAAATCGTGGTTTCGGCGACAACAAAGATGAAACTGAAACGATTGAATTAGCACCGGGAATAACCGTCGAGGGTTCTGTGGCAGATTTGTAA